A part of Anolis carolinensis isolate JA03-04 unplaced genomic scaffold, rAnoCar3.1.pri scaffold_10, whole genome shotgun sequence genomic DNA contains:
- the nkpd1 gene encoding NTPase KAP family P-loop domain-containing protein 1 isoform X3, with amino-acid sequence MSPTDEEITRLHHSEENHDARRICSREFDHIAHEECHNRNDILTEDDIYCCSLSKTLCHTSTPVTVGFYSPCGARAHSLLDQIAGCMHKESMRREENEFRKTHQRPRQPEGWNYFTLLWYLVFYEPVITEVHLRRKNIEFIFVRFSAWQYAGSDKLWAGLVTTLCDHIRHHFGPLPLSFYQVVGKAPRYASGFSQDEWRVKKKVCYGAGGLGVILLAGAALTATAFLVPGIRDGSYLKIFGSILTAVSGSGAIVALAPVIKHLLVSQKKKIESMTSDGKFTSHLGFMSAVKKEIEVLTHFVYYMEIFERRRLRIVFEITSLDMCYPERVVGVLNVINTLLSDTNAPFIFLLVVDPCVIVSCLEEAGTMKGMADNGYLYLNRTVTLPFSIPEISTRCKMRFLHEAFQTREDLMYRIITRNLEQGVRKTKGKEMAALTDMEVSTEVDQHQIDAQAVQYIHEAFHCLHNEYDCLYKYIPNSIVQMRRIVNTIPITLRLMTQQHLLRHNICPRSVAGWVVLANQWPCRLSWILQCLQDKLQCKHELDYSKEPMWNVFTENCKEFFSKHKDIGKLLALDGDPELFEKFLSHDFPFTVEEGEQFLRYTVNLDHSIRCRMGQLRSLDSLEKYCSKKEELAEKD; translated from the exons ATATCTTGACAGAAGATGACATTTACTGCTGCAGTCTTTCCAAGACATTATGCCATACTTCCACCCCGGTCACAGTGGGCTTCTATTCGCCGTGTGGAGCCCGTGCTCATTCACTACTTGATCAGATTGCAG GATGTATGCATAAAGAATCCATGCGGAGAGAAGAAAACGAGTTCAGGAAGACTCACCAGAGGCCTAGACAGCCAGAAGGCTGGAACTACTTCACCCTCCTCTGGTACTTGGTCTTCTATGAACCAGTCATCACAGAGGTCCACCTGAGGAGAAAGAACATCGAATTCATCTTTGTAAGATTCAGTGCCTGGCAGTATGCAGGCAGCGACAAGCTGTGGGCTGGCCTAGTTACCACCTTGTGCGACCATATCCGCCACCATTTCGGTCCTCTGCCTCTCAGCTTTTATCAAGTGGTGGGGAAAGCACCACGATATGCCTCTGGGTTCAGTCAAGATGAGTGGCGGGTCAAAAAGAAGGTCTGCTATGGCGCTGGCGGACTCGGTGTCATCTTGCTAGCAGGTGCGGCCCTGACTGCCACCGCGTTCCTTGTGCCCGGGATCAGAGATGGCAGCTACTTGAAGATCTTTGGCAGCATCCTCACTGCCGTTTCTGGCTCAGGTGCCATAGTGGCCTTGGCTCCTGTGATCAAGCACCTTCTTGTGAGCCAAAAGAAGAAAATTGAGAGCATGACCAGTGATGGAAAATTCACGAGCCATTTGGGATTTATGAGTGCGGTGAAGAAAGAGATTGAAGTTCTAACTCACTTTGTGTATTACATGGAGATCTTTGAACGGCGGCGGCTGAGGATCGTCTTTGAGATCACCAGTTTGGACATGTGCTACCCGGAAAGGGTGGTCGGGGTCCTGAATGTCATCAACACGCTCCTTTCAGACACCAATGCCCCCTTCATCTTCCTTCTGGTGGTGGACCCTTGCGTCATTGTCTCATGCTTAGAGGAAGCCGGTACGATGAAGGGAATGGCTGACAACGGCTACCTCTACCTCAACCGCACCGTGACACTGCCTTTCTCCATCCCAGAGATCAGCACACGGTGCAAAATGCGGTTCCTGCATGAGGCCTTCCAGACTCGGGAAGATCTGATGTACAGGATCATCACAAGGAATCTGGAGCAGGGGGTCCGAAAGaccaaaggaaaagaaatggCAGCCTTGACAGATATGGAAGTGTCCACAGAGGTAGACCAGCATCAGATTGATGCTCAGGCTGTGCAGTATATTCATGAAGCTTTCCACTGCCTCCACAATGAGTATGACTGCCTTTACAAATATATCCCAAACAGTATTGTCCAGATGAGAAGGATTGTCAACACCATCCCTATCACCCTCAGGCTGATGACCCAACAACATCTCCTACGGCACAACATCTGTCCTCGTTCAGTAGCTGGTTGGGTGGTCTTGGCCAACCAGTGGCCCTGCCGCCTGAGTTGGATTCTGCAATGCCTGCAGGATAAGCTGCAGTGCAAACACGAACTTGACTACAGCAAGGAACCTATGTGGAATGTCTTCACAGAGAATTGCAAGGAATTCTTCTCCAAGCACAAGGACATTGGGAAACTCCTGGCTTTGGACGGTGACCCAGAACTCTTTGAGAAGTTCCTTTCACATGACTTTCCTTTCACAGTGGAAGAAGGAGAGCAATTCCTCAGGTACACAGTCAACCTGGACCATTCCATCAGGTGTCGGATGGGGCAGCTGCGCTCACTAGATTCCTTGGAAAAGTACTGCAGCAAAAAGGAAGAACTAGCCGAAAAGGATTAA